The sequence CCGACGAACAGCGAAGCGATCAGAAGGGCAGCGGCCCCGGCGACCGCGGCGTGGGTGAGCATGTGAACCGGGAGCGCCGGGCTCTGCCAGAAGCTGCGCCCCCTGGACTGGGCGAAGAGGTACGCAGTGTAGACGGCCGTCGCCCCGGCGGCGACGACGAGCGGCCAGGCGAGCACGGCGGTCGCCTCCTGCCCCACCTCGTCCGGGAGAACCCCGAAGAAGGCGAGCGCCTCGGCGACCATCCAGAGCCCGAGCAGGGCCCCGAAGCCGGTGATGATGTACGCACCCTTTACCAGCCAGCTCCTCCACTGCGGCCGCAGCAGGACGTAGTGGAAGCGGTCCGGCCGGTCGAGGTCGAGGATGAGAAGCGCCCCGGTGGCGAGCAGGAACACGAGCCCGAGCAGCGCCCCACTCCACAGGGCCACCCCCGAGAGCGCCACCCCGAGCCCGGCGGCGAGGAACGTGATCCCGGCCGCACCGGCAGATATCGCCTTGGTCCAGACGTAGGCGGGAACCTCCCGGCCCCACATCACGCCCTTGTTCGGCTCGTCGTAGGTGCGCCGCGCCCGCTCGGGTTGGGGCTCCGGCTCGCCACGACCCGGCTTCTTCCCAAGCGGGATGATCCCCTGCAGCACACCCCCTCCGCCGGCGTTCGGGCTGTCCGGGGCGTGATGCCCGACGCCGCGGCGCTGGTTGGACCACATGTAGTCCGACGCGACGGGGGCGTCGTCGGGGGTGAGCGCGGCCTCGTCCCCGTTTATGTAGAAGAGCTTCGGCTTCGTACCCTTCTCCGGCCTGCGGGTGGTCACCTTCTCGCGGGAGAGGAGGCGGCTGATCTCGGTCGTCGGATCGTCCATGTCCCCGCTTATGATCGCGTGCTCCGGGCAGACGTTTACGCACGCGGGCTCGAGGCCCATGTCCACCCGGTGGGCGCAGTAGTTGCACTTGGCCGCCGTGTGGCTGTCGGGATCTATGTACAGGGCGTCGTACGGGCACGCCTGGGTGCAGGCCTTGCACCCGATGCACCGGTCGCTGTTGAAGTCCACGATCCCGTCGTCGCGGATGTACAGCGCCGTCACCGGGCAGGCTTCGACACAGGGCGCGTCCTCGCAGTGGTTGCAACGCATCACGTGGAAGGCTCGCTGGGTGTCGGGGAATTCCCCCTTCTCGATGTACTTCACCCAGGTCCGGTTCACCCCGAGCGGCACCTCGTGCTCGGCTTTGCACGCCACCGTGCACGCGTGACAGCCGATGCATTTTCGGTTGTCTATTATGAAGCCGTAGTTCGCCAAGGAACCTCCTCCCGACTCATTGCGCGAAACCATGCTAGCAACGCCCCGAGAGCCGAACCATACTCGCCCCCCGAACGAGCCATAGGCTCCTCCTATACAACCGCCTTCACCGGGGCACTATACTTCTGGCGGGTACGGATTCTCGGGGAGCAAAAGATGTACGAAGAGCAGGGAACAGGCCTGAAGGTTCGCAACGGCAACCTGGAGATCGCGCGCCTGAACGCGAAGGTCGCCTCCATAAAGCTCTCCATCCGGGCTCTTCTGGGGTGGGGGGCGGCGATACTCCTGATCTCGGGGCCGCTCTCCGCGCTCACGCACCTGTGGTGGCTGGTGCTGATCTTCGGGGCGATCCTCCCGCTCGCGGTCGGGGCCGGCAGCCGCCTCTCGGGACTCGCTCAGACCAGGGCCCGCCTCGCCGCCGAGGCCGACGGCGAGAAGGAGCTCCTGCTCGCGCTCGAGCGCTGCGGGTCGCTCACGCCCGCCCGGGCGGCGATAGAGACCTCCCTGAACGTCTCCGAAGCGGACCGCCTGCTCGGCGAGCTCGCCGCGGCGGGTTACCTGGAGGTGCGCGTCGAGGATGGCAGGATCACCTACACCCTCTGAGAGAGATCCCGCCGGCAGAGCCCGAGCAGGTACTCGAAGAACTTCCGCTCGGTCGGGTTCAGCTCCGCCGAAGGGTTGCGGATCATGGTGAACCGCCGCGGGATCGAGAACCCCTCCGCAACCGCCAGATGCCCGGCCTCTATCTCCAGGCGTATCGTCTCCCGCGAGAGCAGCGAGAAGCCGAGCCCGGCCTCT comes from Rubrobacter calidifluminis and encodes:
- a CDS encoding 4Fe-4S dicluster domain-containing protein, whose amino-acid sequence is MANYGFIIDNRKCIGCHACTVACKAEHEVPLGVNRTWVKYIEKGEFPDTQRAFHVMRCNHCEDAPCVEACPVTALYIRDDGIVDFNSDRCIGCKACTQACPYDALYIDPDSHTAAKCNYCAHRVDMGLEPACVNVCPEHAIISGDMDDPTTEISRLLSREKVTTRRPEKGTKPKLFYINGDEAALTPDDAPVASDYMWSNQRRGVGHHAPDSPNAGGGGVLQGIIPLGKKPGRGEPEPQPERARRTYDEPNKGVMWGREVPAYVWTKAISAGAAGITFLAAGLGVALSGVALWSGALLGLVFLLATGALLILDLDRPDRFHYVLLRPQWRSWLVKGAYIITGFGALLGLWMVAEALAFFGVLPDEVGQEATAVLAWPLVVAAGATAVYTAYLFAQSRGRSFWQSPALPVHMLTHAAVAGAAALLIASLFVGGLAPLQGTLSAVLAAGLLVGLLVFWAELGVRHPDRDAARAAEMIYKGRYRRLFWGVSVGLGSLVPLGLVGLSALFGVPVLAAAAGVFALAGIFATEHAWVEAPQLIPLA